Within Agromyces sp. Leaf222, the genomic segment CCAGTGCGAGGCGCCGCGCCGAGGCATCCGGATCGACGGGCAGCAGCAGCACGGTGCCGTCCGCCGTGTTCGAGGCGTCGACGCCCGCCGCAGCCGCGACCATGCCCTGGCGGTTCTCGACGATGCGCGTGACGCCGCCCTCGTGCGCCCTGGTCGCGACGACCCGCACGGTCTCGTCGGTGATCGCCTGCTCGCGATCGGTCGCGTGCACGATGCGCCCCTCGGCCTTCGACACGATCTTCGAGGTGACCACGAGGATGTCGCCGTCGTGGAGTCCGCCGGCGTGGTCGGCGGCCGACGCGATGAGCCCGACGAGGTCGTCGCCCGGGCGGATCTCGCCGATGCCGGGCAGCGCGCGCACGGCGATCGCCGCGGCATCCGCTCGCTCGAGGCGTGCCACGCGCGCGACGTCCGAAGCGGCGGCGACGCCCGCGCGCGACCCGGTGATGACGGCGCTCATCGCACGAGCCCCGGCAGCACGTCGCGCCCGAAGACCTCGAGCCACTCGCGCTGGTTGCGGCCGACGTTGTGCAGGTAGATGCGGTCGAATCCGAGGTCGATGCAGCGTTGGATGTGCGCGCGGTGCACGTCGGGGTCGCTCGAGACGGTGAGCCGGCCGGCGAAGTCCTCAGGGCGCACCGAGCGCGCGAGCTGCTCGAACTCGAAGGGCGAGCGGATGTCGCCGCGAGCGAAGCGCATGCCCGCGATGGGCCACTCGCGCAGCGCGTTCGCCATCGCCTCCTCGTCGGTCGGCGCCCACGAGAGGTGGAGCTGCAGCACGCGCGTGAGCTTCGACCGGTCGCGGCCGCCCTCGCGGGCACCCTCGTCGAACTTCGCGAGCAGCACGCGCAGTCGCTCGTCGTCGGCGCCGGTCGTGATGATGCCGTCGACCTGGCGGCCCGCGCGCTTCGCCGTGACGGGCCCCTGGGTGGCGACGTAGATCTCGGGGGGGACGGGCGGCATGGTCCAGAGCCGGGTGGTCTCGAGCCGGAAGTGCGGGCCGGCGTGGCGCACCTCGCGGCCGGCGATCGAGGCGCTGAAGAGCTTCTTGATGATGTCGACGGCCTCGAACATGCGGTTGATGCGCTCGTGCGCCTCTGGCCAGTAGGTGCCGACGACGTGCTCGTTCAGCGCCTCGCCCGACCCGATGCCGAGCCAATGGCGGCCGGGGTACATCGAGGCGAGCGTCGCACTGGCCTGGGCGACCATGGCCGGGTGCCAGCGGAACGTCGGGGTGGTCACGCCGGGGCCGAGGTCGCCCGTCGTGCGCTCGCCGAGCGCCGCGAGCACGCTCCACACGAACGAGGACTCGCCCTGCTGCGGCAGCCACGGCTGGAAGTGGTCGGAGGCCATGACCCCCGAGAAGCCGTGCTGCTCGGCGTACGCGGCGAGCGCCACCGCCTCGGCGGGCGGGAACTGCTCGAGCATGGCTGCGTATCCGATGTGCACTGACACCCCTCCATCCTCCCGCTCCGATGAAGGTGCCGGGTCCGAATTCGCGAAGGTCGTGCGTTCGAGCGACCCGAGCTCCATCATTCCGGATTCTGGATCCAAAATGCAATACCGAGATCCGATGCCTCGGCGCGACGCCGCGTGTGGCGCGGCAATCCGGCGGGCGCGCCGGCCTCGCCGGTCGAGTAGGCGCGCCGGCGCCGTATCGAGACCAGCACCCCGCAAGGCCTCGATACGCTCCGCTACTCGACCGGCCTCGCCGGCCGCTCAGCGCGGTGCGCGCACCCGCGACGCCGGCGCCGCGGCATCCGCGGCCTTCGACTCCGCCTCGAGCAGCTCGAGCACGGCATCGCGCACGCCGACGAGGTGGTCGCGCAGCACGTCGACGGCGCGGTCGGCATCACCGGAGGCGACGGCCTCGATGAGCTGCTCGTGCGTGTGGCTGTGCTCGGCGTCGCCCACGAGGCGCCAGCCGAGCACGTAGCGGCCGACCTTGAGGCGCAGCTGCTCGATCATCTCCCAGAGCACGGGCCGCTGCTCGGCGTCATAGAGCTCGGCGTAGAACTCGGTGCGGGCGTCGACGAAGTCCGAGCCCTCCTGCTGGCGGTCGGCGGCCTTGCCGAGCTCGCGCAGGCGGGCGACGCGATCGTCGGTGAGCGCGGCCATCGTGAGCCGGAGCGCCTCCACCTCGAGGAGCACGCGGATGTCGTAGACCTCCTTCGCCTGCGCCGGCGAGAGCGACTTCACCACGGCCCCACGGCGGTCGTGGAACTCGACGAGCCCGTCGGCCTCGAGCTGGATCAGCGCCGAGCGCACGGGCAGCCGCGAGACGCCGATCAGCTCGGCGAGCGTCTCCTGCCGCAGCTTCTGCCCCGGCAGCAGGGCGCCGTTCAGGATCGCGTCCTTGAGGATGTCGTAGACCATGACGCCGACCGAGCGGTACCCGGTCGCGTGCTGGCCTGCGAGTTGCTTGAGGGCGGCGGCCCCGCCGTCGCCCGATGCCGCCGTGGTGCCCCCGGGTGCTGCGTTCTGCGCGCTCATGGATCCCGAACGTAGCGGATAACCGCCCCGATCACCCCGTTCTGGATCCAAAAAACACGAAGTGCGTCGAAGAGCTACAGGTCGCGCCGCAGCGGGCCCTCGTTCTGCGACTCGTCGAAGCCGTCTCGATACCCGTTGTCGTACGCCTCGTCGGCGCCCACGCGGAACAGGTCGCGCTCGGCCGGGCGCTGGATGCTGCGCGCCCCGGGCAGGTCGAGCGCCCCCACGTACCGGCCGAGTCCGCGCACGACGGCCACGGGGATCCCGGCGGACTTGCCCTTGACGAGCTCGGCGGCGCCCGCGATCTCGTCGGCCACGCACGGCATCGTGACCGCGAGCGGCTTGCCCGTGGCATCCGTCGCCCCGCGCAGGTCGTCGAAGACGTGCACGCCCGCCGCGCCGATCGCGATGTCGGTCTGCCCGTCGCGCCACGGCCGGCCGAGCGTGTCCGAGAGGATCACGCCGATGCCGAGCCCGGTGAGCGAGCGGATGCCGGTGGCGAGCGCCCGCGCCGACGCGTCGGGGTCGATCGGCAGCAGCAGCACCGTGCCGTCGGGGGCGTTCGAGGCGTCGACCCCGGCCGCGGCGCCGATGATGCCCTGGCGGTTCTCGACGATGCGGGTGACGCCGCCCTCGTACTCGCGCGTCGCGACGACGCGCACCGTCTCGTCGGTGATCGCCTGCTCGCGATCGGCCGCGGCAATGACCCGCCCCTCGGCCTTCGACACGATCTTCGAGGTGATCACCAGGATGTCGCCCTCTTCCAGGCTCACCGCCCCGACGATGATCGCGGCGAGGTCGTCGCCCTTGCCGATCTCGGGCATGCCCTCGACGCCTTCGATGCTGAACCCCACGGCACCCCCCGATCCTCGCCTCGAACGATCTTCGCAGTTCCGCCGGTGTCGCGGCCAGTGCGGGGCTAGAGCGAGCCGACTTCGAGCGGGGCGAAGAGCGGCGTGTGCACCACCTGCGGCTCGGCCTGCAAGGGCTCGGCGCTCACGAACCTGAACTCGACGATCGCCTGTTCGCCCGGCTCGAGGTCGATCGGCAGCGAGCTCGTCGTCGCGCCCGCGACGTCGCGTGCGAGGGACGGCACCGGCGCGCCGTCGACGAAGACGCCGCCGTTGAACGCGCCCTCAGGCGCGCGAACGGTGACGATCGTCGTGATCCGTCCGTGCCCGAAGCCCTCCCGGTATGCGCCGCTCGCATCGATCGGCATGCGCACGAGGTCGGCCGGCGTCACGGCGTCGGTGAGCGTGACGCGGACGGTGACGTCACCGTGCGCGTCGGCGCGTGTCTGAACGGCGCCGACGTCGATCGCCACGTCGAGATAGGGATCGAGCTTCGCGGCCGTCGTGTCGTTGAGGTACACGCCGTAGGCCTGCGGGCCGGCTGCGGCCTGCGCGGCGAGGAGCCCGCCGAACGGCGACCGCTCGAGCATGGCCTGCTCGCCCGCATCGGCGCTCCACATCGAGATGCGGTGCTCCGCTCCGGACTCGGCCACCGCCCACGCGAGGGTTCCGAGGTCGACCGACTCGTGGAGCATGGCCTCGAAGGTCGCCGCCGCGATCGAACTGAAGTACCGGTCCCGCGCGGCCTGCTCGAACGTCGGGTCCTGGTACGGCTCGATGAGCAGGCGCGAGACCGCGTTCGCGGCGTCGAGCGGGTCGGCTCCGTCGACGGTCACGAGTCCCGTCGACCGGAGCAGGTACGACAGGGCGATGGGGTCGAGGGCGACGACGCCGTCGATGCGATCGCCGAACACCCGTTGCCACATGGCCGCCGTGAGCTCGCCGGTCTCCGCGAAGTCGGGGGTCATCGTCGTGTTCTGGATGTAGCTGCCGACGTCGTCGCCGAACACCGACCGCATGCCCGGGTCGACGGTCAACGGCGGGTCGAACTTCGCGAAGTCGCTCGTGCTCGCCTGTCGCACGATGGTCAGCCGCCCGCCGTCGATGCGCACCAATGCGATCGCGCCCGTGATGCCGCCCGCCGTGCGGAGTTCCGCGTTGTTGAGCGAGAGCATGAGGTACTGCCGCGGGGCGTCCTGCCCGAGCGCCCCCGGGATGAACGACAGCGCGTCGTCGGCGCCGTTCGCGACCGTCGACGCCTCGGTGAGCGCACCGAGGAACCTGGTGCGCGCGCCCGCCACCGGGCCCAGGAGCCCCCGCGACGGAATGGCCTCGACCTCGTCGGCCGCGATGCCGATCGCGGTCGCCGCGCGGTGCACGACCGGTGCCGATGCGGCGATCCGATCGATGTCCATGCGGCCCTCCGCATCTCGCAGTGACGAGGCGTCGAGGCCCGCGACGGTCGTGCTGAGCGGCAGCACGGCGTCCGCCGAGACCCTGGCGAGCGCAGCCGCCATCACGCCGACGGCCCGGAGGTCGTCGCCGATCCACGGGATCACCTGCGCCCCCGCCCAGACCGGATCGCCCGTGAGCGCCGCCGCGGCGGACGCGTGCTCGTCGAGCCGCTCCGCCTCGCGGGCCGCTGCCGGCCGGTCCTGGGCGGACATCGCGGACATGACGGATCCCGCCGCGTCGACGGCGGCCTCGAGCTCGCCCCTCGCGAGCCACCCGCGCACGCCCACCCACGCGGCCGCGGCGAGCGCGACGGCGACGAGCGCACCGATGCCCAGCAGCACCAGGCGAACGCGGCGACGCTTCGGACGGCCCGGAGCTTCGGACGTCATCTCAGGGCTGCACCCTGGACCGCGACGCCCCGGCACGGCGACGGATCAGCATGAGCCCGAGCAGCACGGCGCCCGCGGCAGCGATCCCGAGCGGCGCCGTCCACGACGCGACACCCGTGTCGGGCAGCGCCTCGCCGGCGCTCGCAACACCTGCGGGCGTCGAGCCGGCCGGGTCGGTGCAGCCGGGCGTGGCAGGCGGGTAGCTGAGCGCCACCTCGAGGTCGGGGTTGACGACGAGCGTCGCGGAGGTCACCGTGCGGGTCCACGCGAAGTTGCCGGTGGTCTCGACCCACTCGCCGTCGACGAACGCCCAACCGGGCCATCCGGTCGCAGCGCCGCTCGCGTCGACCGAGGCGCCCGGCCACAGCACGCTCCCCGAGAGCGACCCGTCGACGAGCTCGCCGAGCGGGATCTCGAGCGACTGGCCGTCGGCCCCCTGCAGGATGAGCTTCGCGAAGTCCGACGTCGCGACCCCGTCGGGGTCGGTCAGCGTCACGGAGTAGAAGATGTACGGGACGTCGTCGTCGCAGACGCCGACCGCGGTCGAGCCGCCGAGCGTCGGTTCGACCGACACCCCGGGGGCGTAGCCGGGCGCGACGGGAGTGGGGGTCTCCGCCGCGTTCGCCGACTGCCCTCCGAGGAGGACGAGTCCGGAGGCGAGCAGGATGGCTGCTGTCATTCCACGCATGATCACATCGGTTCGGGTAGGCGCGACGGGGGTGACGCCGCTGGCGGGGGGCGGGCGGACGGGCGGGACTCGGACTGCCGGCCGAGGGTGCGGCACGTGCGGGTGACGCAGACCGAGTACTGGTCTCCAAGTGAACGCTGCTCGGCCTCGAAGGGCGATTCCCAGAACGGGGGTGATCCGACCCGACGGTGCCGGTCGCGGCGAGGCGCTCCGGTTCGCAAGGGCTTGCGGATGCGGCATCCGCTCTGCGTACGATCGAGCCATGGACGCCCACCCGGATGTCGCGCCCGATGACGGCCGCGACGAGACCGCGAACCAGCGCAGCGACCGCAACTGGAACGAGATCCTGCAGGAGTTGCGCGTCGCGCTGACCGGCACGCAGCTGATCGGCGGGTTCCTGATCGCGGTCGCCTTCCAGCCGAGGTTCGACGAGCTCGACGACTACCAGGTGCGGCTGTACCTCGTGCTCGTCTCGCTCGCCGGGCTCGCGACCGTGATCGGGCTCGGCCCGGTGACCCTGCACCGCGCGCTGTTCCGCCGCAAGGTCAAGGAGCGGCTCGTGCTGACCGGCAACCGGCTGCTCGTCGCGCACCTCGCCGTGGTCGGGCTGCTGCTCGTCGGCGTCACCTCGCTCGTGTTCGACGTCGCGGTGTCGCGCGAGGCGGGGTGGTGGGCGCTCGGCGTCGGCGCGGTGGTCGTGATCGCGGCGTGGGTGGTGCTGCCGCTCGTGCGGGCGGCGGCCGACGACGGGCCCGAACTGTCCGCCTGAACGGCCGCCCGCGGCGTCCGCCCGCGTTCATCGGTGTCGCACGCCGACCGTAGGCTTGAACCCATGCGCATCGCCACCTGGAACGTCAACTCGATCCGCACCCGCGTCGAACGCACCGTCGACTGGATGGTGCGCGAAGACGTCGACGTGCTGGCGATGCAGGAGATCAAGTGCAAGCCCGAGCAGTTCCCGCACGAGGCGTTCGAGGCCGCGGGCTACGAGCTCGCGATCCACGGCCTGAACCAGTGGAACGGCGTCGCCATCGCGAGCCGCGCGCCCATCGAAGACGTCGCGATCGAGTTCCCCGGCATGCCCGGCTTCCTCAAGGGCCACGAGGGCCCCGACCTGCCGAAAGAGGCGCGCGCGCTCGGCGCGACGATCGACGGCGTGCGCCTGTGGAGCCTCTACGTGCCCAACGGCCGGTCGCTCGACGACCCGCACTACACGTACAAGCTCGACTGGCTCGCCGCCCTCACCGAGTACACGCGCGCCGAGACGGCCGCCCACCCGACCCGGCCGTTCGCACTCATGGGCGACTTCAACATCGTGCCGTTCGACCACGACAACGGCGACCCCACGGTCATCGAGGGCGTGACCACGCACGTCTCACCCGCCGAGCGCGAGGCGTTCTTCGGCCTCGAGGGCGCCGGCGTCACCGACGTGGTGCGCCCGCTCGTGCCGGAGGGCTTCACCTACTGGGACTACAAGCAGCTGCGCTTCCCCCGCAACGAGGGCCTGCGCATCGACTTCGTGCTCGGCTCCGAGGCCTTCGCCCACGCCGTGACCGGTGCGTCCATCCACCGCAACGAGCGCAAGGGCACCGCCCCGAGCGACCACGTGCCCGTGCTCGTCGACCTCGACCTGGGCGGCGACGACGACGATCGGCCGATGATCTTCTAGGCGGCCGACGTGCATCGCATGGGCAGCACGACCTCGACGGCGATCGCCGTCGGCGCGCTGCTCGTGCTCGCGGGCTGCACCCCGACGCCCGACCCTCCCGCGACGGTTTCGCCCGAGGTGCACGCGCCCGAGGCACCGCTCACGGTCATCGACGAGACGGATGCCGCGGCGGCCGCCATCGCCGTGAGCTCGACCCTGTTCGCGTCGTCGCCCGTCGCGATCGTCAGTCCGGCCACCGCCGATGAGGTCGCGATCGGGTCGGAGGTCGCCGTCGAGCTCGGCGTGCCGCTGCTCGTCGCTCCGGGCGGCGACGAGGGCGGCGGCAGCGGCACGGGCACCGGCGACGCGTCGGCTCCGGCGACGGCTCCCGAGAGCGCGCCTGCGTCCGCGGACGCATCCGAGTCCGCCGCACCGGCCGACGGCGCCGACCCGCTCGTCGCGGAGCTCGACCGCCTGGGCGTCTCGCAGGTCGTCGCGATCGAGGCCGACCCCTCGCCTGCGACCGAGGGCGACGCGTACGGCGACCGCGACATCGTGCGGGTCGGCGGTTCCGACGCCGCATCCGACGCTGCCGACGCGATCGACGACGCGAACGCCGGCCTCGACCTCGCGCACGAACCGTCGACCGCCGTCGTGCTCGCCACCGATCCCGACGCGGCATCGACGGCGACCGCACGGGCCGCCGGCGCGACCGTCGAGATGCTGCCCGCCGACGACCCGAATCCGCAGCGATCCGCCGGGGCGATCGAGGCGCTGCATGCGGCCGACGGGGGGCCGGCCATCGCGATCGGCCCAGAGTTCGCGGCATCCGAAGCCCTCGACTGGCAGGTGCGCACGGCACGCACGGGCGAGCAGCTGCCGGGCGGGGGGCAGGTGCTCTTCCCCGACCGCCTGCTCATCGCGCTGTACGGCAAGCCCGACTCCCCCACGCTCGGCGTGCTCGGAGAGCAACCACTCCCCGCGACCGTCGAGCGGGCCGCGAAGACCGCGGCGACCTACGACGACCTGACCGACCGCACGGTGATGCCCGCGCTCGAGATCATCACGACGCTCGCCTCCGGGGCCCCGACGCCCGACGGCGACTTCTCGAGCGAGCCCGATGCCGAAGACCTCGTGCCCTGGATCGAGGCGGCGGGGGCCGCAGGGCAGTACGTGATCCTCGACCTGCAGCCGGGTCGCGACTCGTTCCCTGCCCAGCTCGAGGAGTACCGATCGCTGCTCGAGTACCCGTGGGTTGGGCTCGCGCTCGATCCCGAGTGGCGCCTCGACGCGAATCAGCGCCACCTCGTCGACATCGGCCAGGTCGAGGCGAGCGAGGTGAACGAGGTCGTCGACGAACTCGCCGCGATCTGCGACGAGCACGACCTGCCGCCGAAGCTGCTCGTGCTGCACCAGTTCCGCGGCGACATGATCCTGCACCGCGACCGCATCGAGGTCGACCGGCCCGAGGTGAGCGTGCTCTTCCACGTCGACGGCAACGGCACGCAGCCGGCGAAGCAGGCGACGTGGAACGCGCTGCGCGCCGGGGCACCCGATGCCGCCTGGGGCTGGAAGAACTTCATCGACGAAGACGGGCCGATGCTCACGCCCGAGCAGACGATGAGCGAGGTCTCGCCGCAACCCGATCTCGTGTCGTACCAGTGAGCTCTGCCGCCTGTACCGCATCGGTCGCCGCGTGGCCAGCCCCCGAGCTCCGCGGGCGGCCGCCGGTCGTTCGAACTACGCTCGAAGGGTGACGACCTCCCCCCGACGCGTCGCCGGCGACCCGCTCATCGGAGCAACGCTCGACGCGCGCTACCGCCTCGACGGCCTCGTCGGCCGGGGCGGCATGGCGAGCGTGTACCGCGGTGAAGATCTCGCGCTCGAACGCCAGGTGGCCGTCAAGGTGTTCTCGGCCACGGCAGAGGGCCTCGACGACGCGCAGCGCCGCTCGTCGGAGATCGCGCTGCTCGCGAGCCTCTCCCACCGCGGACTGGTGCGCCTCTACGACGCATCGCACGACCAGACCACGGGGCGCGAGTTCCTCGTGATGGAGCTCGTCGACGGGCACGACCTGCGCGAGACCCTGCGGTTGGGGCCGATCGGGCCGGCGGATGCCGCGGTGATCCTCGCCGACCTCGCCGAGGCGTTGCACGTGATCCACGGTCGCGGCATCGTGCATCGCGACGTGAAGCCGGCGAACGTGCTGCTCGAGCCCGCGCACGTGCCGAGCCGCACCTGGAACGCGAAGCTCGCGGACTTCGGCATCGCGAGGCTCATCGACGACGCCCGGCTCACCGGCACCGGCCTGCTGGTGGGCACCCCCGGCTACCTCAGTCCCGAGCAGGTCACCGGCGCGGATCCCGGACCCGCCTCCGACGTCTACGCACTCGGGCTCCTCATGCTCGAAGCCCGCGGCGGTGCCACCGCCTTCCCCGGCCCGGCCGCGGAATCCGCGGCGGCGCGACTCGTGCGCGACCCCGCGATCCCGGCCGAGCTCGGCGACGACTGGGTCGCCCTGCTCCGGTCGATGACCGCACGTGAGCCCGGCGACCGTCCGACGGCGCTCGAGGTCGTCGTCGCGGCATCCGCACTCGACGTCTCGGAACGAGCGGATGCCGGCGCCACGGCGGCGACGGTCGCGTTGGCCGAGGTCGCCGAGACGCCGACCGTCGCCATGACCGCGGCCGCGGCCGCGGCAACCGTCGCCGACGACGCCCCGACGAAGCGGCTGCCGGTGGAGCCCGAGGTCGAGACCGGCGACGACCCCACCCGCGTGCTCACCGCGACCGGCGCGCCCGCGTCGAAGTCCGAGCCCGAGCCCAAGCCCGAGCGCTCGCCCGCCCCCGGTGCCGCGGCGTCGCGGCGACCCGTGCGCAAGGCCCGCGCCGCCGTCGTCGCGCTGCTCGTCGCCGCGGCCGTCGCGTTGCTCTGGATCCTCGTCACGCCCCTCGCGGCACCGCCCGCGCCCGAGCCAGAACCGCTTCCGAGCGTTCCCGGCGAGCTCGGCGTGCACCTCGAGCAGCTCGACGAGGCGGTGACCGGGTGATGCGCCCCTCCTCGCGTCCGCGCGCCGCGATCGTCGCGGCGGCCGCCCTCGCGCTCATGCTCGGGCTCGGCCTCTCGTCGTGCGCATCGACGGACGACGAGGCGGCCGGCATGCACGCGTCGGTCGTGCGCGTCTCGGAGCGCGCGGCGTCGGCCGATTACGTCGGCGCCCTCGCCGAGCTCGACCGGCTCGAGGCGGCTGTCGATGCTGCCGCGACCGACGGCAGCCTCGACGCCGCACAGGAGCAGGAGATCCGCGAGTCCATCGAGCTCGTCAGGGCCGACCTCGAGGCCGCGGAGGTTGCGACGACACCGACCCCGACCCCGGTGCCGACCACCGACGACTCGGACGACTCCGACGACGCTCCGGGCAACAGCGGCAACAAGGGCGGGAAGAACGACGACAAGGGCAAAGACAAGGGCAAGGGGAAGGACAAGGGCGACGACTGACGGGTCGCCGAGACATCCGCCCGAGACATCCGCCGCGACATCCGCCAGCATGGAGCCATGACGCAGGCGAACCCCGACGACATCACGCTCGAGCCGATGAGCCCCGAGGAGGTCGCCGCCTGGCTGCCCGTCGCGATGCGCGAGTACGAGGAGTCGCGCATGGAGGCGGGGGACAGCGCCGAGGGGGCCGATGCCGCCCGCGCCGAGTCGGAGCAGCGGTTCTTCCCCGACGGGCGGCTGATCGACGGCCACCTGCTCTTCACGGTCCGCCTCGCAGGCGAGGACGCGGGGTGGTTCTGGCTCGGGCCCTGGAACGGCACCGGCGTCGAGGACTGGTGGATCTACGACATCCGCGTGTACGACGAGTTCCAGCGGCGCGGCATCGCGAGGGTCGTCATGCAGCGAGCCGATGCGATCGCGCGCGAGGGCGGCGCGAAGAGCCTCGGGCTGAACGCGTTCGCCTACAACATCCCGGCGATCACGCTCTACGAGAGCCTCGGCTACCTCACGGCCTCGCTGCACATGCGCAAGGAGCTCTGATTCGCGGCGGGCGTTCAGCCTGCAGGCCTATCGTGCAGGCATGAACGCGGATTCCTGGCTCGCCGTCATCTGCCTCTCGGCCGTCGTCGGCCCGTTGCTGCTCGGCCTCGTCGCCCTTCGGCGGCGCCCGCAGCCGGTGCGCGTGCGAGCCGATCGCGGTCAGCGGCCGGTGAACCGCTCCATCGACCGGTAGACGCCGAAGCCGTTGCCCACGAGTCGGTCGAACACGCGCGTCGGCAGGATTCCCCTGAGCGCCCGTGAGAGTCCGACGCTCCACGGCAGCTCGAGCAGCGGCCGGCCCTTGAGCATCGCCGCCCAGACCTTGTCGACGACGAACTCGGGCTCGAGGATCGGCGTGAGCACCGGCCCTCTCGCGCCCGCGAACATGCCGGTCGAGATGTAGCTCGGCGTCACGGTGGTGACCTTCACGTTGGTGTGGTCGGCCTGTTCGAGTTCGAGCCGCAACGAGTCGCTCCAGCCGATGAGCGCGGCCTTCGAGGCGGCGTAGGTCGCCATGCGCGGGTTCGCCAGCGTGCCCGCCGCCGAGGCGATGTTCACGATGCGGGCAGGCCGATAGGCGGCGGCGATCATGCCGGGCAGGAACTCGCGGGTCACGTACATGGGCGCGAGCGCGTTGACCTGCATGGTCGGGCGGGTGTCGTCGCCGTTGTCGGTCTGCCAGAAGTACTCGTTGCCGCGCACGATGCCGGCGTTGTTGATGAGCACGTCGGGGTTGCCGACCTCCTTGCGCACCTTCTGCGCGTGCTTGGCGATCGAGCCGAGGTCGGCCAGGTCGACGACGTAGGAGTGGATGCGGGTGCGCCCGCGCGAGACGGCGCCGAGCTCGTCGACGGTGCGCGCGAGCGCCGAGGCGTCGCGATCCCAGAGGGTGACGGATGCCGCGTGCTCGGCCACCGCGCGCTGCGCGTACATGCGGCCCATGCCGCCCGCAGCGCCCGTGATGAGAAGTCTCGCCCCGCGCACCGTTCTCGTCATCCGTCCATTCTCCTGCACGCGGACGCGGCCCGGACCCGGACCCGGACTGTACCCGGACTGTACCCGGACCGTACCCAGAGGGTGTCAACATGTTGACGAAATATCTGTCAACCTGTTGACATCCAACGTGTCAACCGGTTTACTCATCCCATGACCGCCGAACCGAACCCCCGACCCGAATCCGGTGGCCCGCTCGGCGACCGCGTGACGGTCACCCTGCACTACCTCGTCGACCGCATGGACCGCTTCGCCGACCAGTTGCTGCAACAGCGCTTCGGAATGAGCTACAGCCAGTTCATGTTCATCGCCGTGCTCGCCGATCTCGCGCCGCCGCCCGACATCA encodes:
- a CDS encoding SDR family oxidoreductase, whose protein sequence is MTRTVRGARLLITGAAGGMGRMYAQRAVAEHAASVTLWDRDASALARTVDELGAVSRGRTRIHSYVVDLADLGSIAKHAQKVRKEVGNPDVLINNAGIVRGNEYFWQTDNGDDTRPTMQVNALAPMYVTREFLPGMIAAAYRPARIVNIASAAGTLANPRMATYAASKAALIGWSDSLRLELEQADHTNVKVTTVTPSYISTGMFAGARGPVLTPILEPEFVVDKVWAAMLKGRPLLELPWSVGLSRALRGILPTRVFDRLVGNGFGVYRSMERFTGR
- a CDS encoding N-acetyltransferase, with amino-acid sequence MTQANPDDITLEPMSPEEVAAWLPVAMREYEESRMEAGDSAEGADAARAESEQRFFPDGRLIDGHLLFTVRLAGEDAGWFWLGPWNGTGVEDWWIYDIRVYDEFQRRGIARVVMQRADAIAREGGAKSLGLNAFAYNIPAITLYESLGYLTASLHMRKEL